A genome region from Deltaproteobacteria bacterium includes the following:
- a CDS encoding PhoX family phosphatase: MSDTTIAAARDGTPTDEFDPVRDSPQVETGFGKLAPKAISRRGFLNGSAAFAASAFVMGTGVLEPLAALANPNRFGFEAVAANTLDTVTVPKSYRWHPVAKWGDPMWSRGPAFDQQTRGTGASQELAFGDNNDGMALFNHRGRNILAVNNEYVNLGIVFAGGSKTPRNADDVRKSKAAHGVSVVEIARKNGAWSIVKDSPYNRRVTADTPMEITGPARGYELLMTAADPAGALSLGTWNNCGNGRTPCGTYLSYEENFHEYFSRSDPGVKISPDFKRYGVNATDKYGWAMTDERFDIARHPNEPNRAGYVVEIDPLDPKSNPKKRTALGRFKHETAEVVLAANGEVVVYMGDDERGEFLYKFVSDGRYVEGGDNADLLEDGRLYVARFADSGRGEWLELTPESTGMASMAEVCSHTRIAASAVKATTMDRPEWVAANPRKAEVYCALTNNKNRGKKPN, from the coding sequence ATGTCAGACACGACTATCGCCGCCGCCAGAGACGGGACGCCAACTGACGAGTTCGACCCGGTTCGCGATTCGCCACAGGTCGAGACGGGCTTCGGGAAGCTGGCTCCCAAAGCCATTTCCCGGCGCGGGTTCCTGAACGGCAGCGCTGCCTTCGCAGCCTCCGCGTTCGTGATGGGTACCGGGGTGCTGGAGCCCCTCGCCGCTCTGGCCAACCCTAACCGCTTCGGCTTCGAGGCGGTGGCGGCCAACACCCTCGACACCGTCACCGTTCCCAAGAGCTACAGGTGGCACCCGGTAGCCAAGTGGGGCGATCCGATGTGGTCTCGCGGCCCCGCGTTCGATCAACAGACCCGCGGCACCGGCGCCAGCCAGGAGCTGGCCTTCGGCGACAACAACGACGGCATGGCGCTCTTCAACCACCGCGGCCGGAATATCCTCGCGGTCAACAACGAGTACGTGAACCTGGGCATCGTCTTCGCGGGCGGCAGCAAGACGCCCCGCAACGCGGACGATGTGCGAAAGAGCAAGGCCGCGCACGGCGTGTCGGTGGTGGAGATCGCCCGGAAGAACGGCGCGTGGTCCATCGTCAAGGACTCGCCCTACAACCGGAGGGTCACCGCTGACACGCCCATGGAGATCACTGGCCCGGCCCGCGGTTACGAGCTGCTCATGACGGCGGCCGACCCGGCCGGCGCGCTCAGCCTCGGCACCTGGAACAACTGCGGCAACGGCCGCACCCCCTGCGGCACCTACCTGAGCTACGAGGAGAACTTCCACGAGTATTTCTCCAGGAGCGACCCCGGCGTGAAGATCAGCCCCGATTTCAAGCGCTATGGCGTTAACGCCACCGACAAGTACGGATGGGCGATGACGGACGAACGCTTCGACATCGCCAGGCACCCCAACGAGCCGAACCGCGCGGGGTATGTCGTCGAGATCGATCCCCTGGACCCGAAGTCGAACCCGAAGAAGCGCACCGCGCTGGGACGCTTCAAGCACGAGACCGCCGAGGTCGTGCTGGCCGCCAACGGGGAGGTGGTGGTCTACATGGGCGACGACGAGCGCGGCGAGTTTCTCTACAAGTTCGTGAGCGACGGCCGCTACGTGGAGGGCGGCGACAACGCCGATCTGCTGGAGGACGGCAGGCTCTACGTGGCCAGGTTCGCAGACAGCGGCCGGGGCGAGTGGTTGGAGCTGACCCCCGAATCCACCGGAATGGCCTCCATGGCCGAAGTCTGCAGTCATACCCGCATCGCCGCATCCGCGGTGAAGGCCACCACCATGGACCGTCCCGAATGGGTGGCGGCGAATCCGCGAAAGGCGGAGGTCTACTGCGCGCTTACCAACAACAAGAACCGCGGCAAGAAACCCAAC